CAATGTTGTGGTTGAAAAGGGGGTGGGGTGTGGAGACGGGCTCCCAAGGTTCTTGATGACATTACTGAATCACTGGATCAGAAACACTGCAGCCCATTCTGTCAATAGATTTCACGTATTGTGattcaatatattttcttactgtttttaagTCATTTTAAGTTGGACTTTTAGTGGTCAGCATCTGAATGTTAAATAGTGGTCCGAGCATAGCATTCTTTAATTATAACAATCTGTATCAAGTAGAATGCACACAAATACCCCTTCATACTTACATAATCTGTAAATCTGATGTATCTTTcctattttaacaaaataatttatatcgTTATACCTTACTAAAGTGTTGATGTACATTGCATTCACTTCATTATTTACTCAGAGTTCTTGCTGTAGGCTTTGTCTTGAATGTGTAGGACCATTCGTCGTGCATAGAAGTCCCTATATTCCTCTGGTAATTCGGCCAGTGTTTTCAAGGCTCTGTCCAAAATTTGTGCAGCTCTTGATGCTGCTGTAGGATCTTTGTTTCCATAGGTATCTGTCTTATCATAGCATTCAGATGGAAGGTGCTTCCAAAAGATATTCACTCCCACTCCAAACTCTTCAGAAATTACATTATGGAACCATAAAGCTggagaaagtttaaaaaacaagttaaaaataaaacctacagttaaaaaaaaacccaaaatgtcaGTGAAATATCACGAATTGCATATAGCCAATGTAAGAAATAATTCTTGTAACCAGATCCCTTCGTTAGCACACTCTAGGCTTTTAACAGaatcattttaacttttatgaaTTGCCAACAAATTTAAAGTGTCAATAGCACAACCCTTACTTTTAAAACCTTTAGAAATAGcaatttttcctttaaacttgAAAGACATAATAAAGATATATTTGTTTTGCAGTTCTCTAATCTAGGGCTGTGTTTTACTTGTTTATACTTCCTGAGTCATGGAACCACAtcaaagtgtttattttttggtACACAGAACATTTCAATtacttgaggagtatctttgacCTTTTCTGATTCATTATAATACTTTTGTCCCTAAAGACTTCCTGTTCAAGCTGCAATTTGGTTTTCTAACTTGCTTACATTCGTATTCATTATAGCCTCCTCgttttatattttgaatgcaATTATAATCGTCTTATATTTCCTTCAGCTCCTTTATAAATAGTATACAACACTATAGCAAATATTTTGGTGGTGGAAATGATGAGTAAACTTTATTATAtacctaattaatttttttccttttactggGAAGTTTACTACTTTATTTTCAAGTGAATCTAAACATTTTCAGAATATAGGTGCTAGAGGAATACTAAAGCAATACCACAATATAACAAAGATGGAACACTAATCACGAAAAAACCCTTTTAATCCTGTGAAAGGgagatttaaattttagaaacttATTCTAAGAGtgtttaaggaaaaacaaaagcttaacatattttatttggaaaactaATTTTCAAACATGGTTTTAATCTTAACTACactttctttcagaatttttttttcccttattcaATATAATAGGAAGAAAATGCTAACCATTCAGTTGAATTTAAACCCAAAGATaggaattttgcttttgtttaaaaatatatgcaaatgttcagtattttttttttttttcttaaaacaattgtATGAAGAATAAGGGAAAACTACATAGACCTTAATCATGCTCCCGagatacaaaaaccaaaaatgtaaatttaaaagatgGCAATGGATTTGAAGACTAATACATGGGTTGCTTtcaatgaaaataagaataaaaagtcaatcaaatttttataaatgattatATGAAAACCATTATATTATATCAGGCCATTTTGGGGAAGACAAAGATGAACAAAACATAGTTCTTTGTCTTCAAGGAATTTATCTAGTCTCAAATGAAATAATCAGATATCTatctttattaatattatttttatcaatgaAAAGAAGTATTAATGAttcttaatatattaatttaaatatggAACTATAATTATAAATAGAATTTGTTAACATATCCCTTTAATTTTAATTACGACTTTTATAATCTTCAAGAGTTCCCTTTTAAGTACTAATTACAGATGTTAATTACCTTGTTGTGTTGAACTTTATGGACTTTCAAACTAATGCCTATTAATTGAACAAGGAAATTAAGTGACACAAATCCAGACTGTATAGAAAAATAATGTACACAAATGATACTACAGGTGTTGAgattataacattttaatatttaatgaaatctTTCATCTGTTTTGGCCTTGaaagatatttatcttttttttttttgtaaatatttaagtgACAAAgttctaaaatacagaaatattttaaaaataaaataatttacaaaaccAATCAGTATAAGCTTTTCCCAGATATAAAGTGTCTTACTTGATGTCATTtgtataatattatttaaaaaaatttttttttaaaccaaccaGTATAATGTTTTCCCAGATATAAAGTGTCTTAcctggaaaataataataataaaaaaaaaaaagccataaaaaaagTGTCTTACTTGATGTCACTTAGTAAAATAGTTTAGAgtatagtattatttttatagGTTGCCCTTGAAAGCAAGACTGttaatttagtttatttagacacagggtcttgttctgttgctcagggtggagtaTAGTGATTCCATGATGCCATGGCATCAACCTcctcaacctcaacctcctgggcccaagagatccttctgcctcagcctcctaagcagctgggacttacagatgcacaccaccatgcctgactaaatttatttatttatatttgtagagacagggtctcgctatgttgcccatgctggtcttgcacttttggcctcaagcaatcctcccaccttagcctcccaaagttcagggtgggaggattgcttgaggccaaaagtGCAAGACCTGTTAATTTATAGGCCAAAAGTGCAAGGACTGTTTTATAAGTTTGCCTAGGCCtgctttaaacacacacacacacacacacacacacagagttttgtCAAAAAATCATCTCGTATAGGACCAGATACATATAACAAATATATgtttgtactaaaaaaaaaaaaaaaaaaaaatcacatgaaggATGAGTGACAGAGTACACATTTTATAAATAGCACATTAGTGAGGTCTAGAAATCTTACCAGGAATGAATAATACATCACCAGCTTCAAGGGAACATTCATATCTTCTAGCCTTGGAAAAAAGTGGATATTTAGCCAAGTCTGGGTTATCTATATTCAATACTTCTGATTTAGTACCTAAAAAATTCCAAAAAGGGATAATATAGATTCAGCAaagttagcattttaaaaaaagtaatcacaaatataaatttgaaaatttattcttttctatccAGTTACTTACTGTACCCACACTGTGAGAATTACTATGCTACTGACACCTAAGACAATTTTCAATGACTCACTCTTTAATTCTGATGACGATACCCATGTAATATAATTAAGATAATGTCAAATTTGAACCTgttattacatatatacacaaatacaattACAATTAAGTCCTAAAGTGTTCTTTTCCTATAAGAATCaagagatttctcaaaaagagTAACTGAACAGACTTCAGAAAtataaacttaaagaaaaatcccataccttttaaatataaatactggGCATCTCGAGGACTGAAGAGTACAACACGCTTTTTTCCTGTCACTTGTATTAACAAATTATCCATTACCTGAAGACCAATAAAAGCTTATGGGTAATcattatctaaaattcaaataaatagaaCCAATGGCACTCTAAACTTTAACTGCAAACCCGATCCTTTAATGAGActtgacttattttacttaactctTACAGTTACCtaacaataaaaacatttgtaTTCTATAAACAACTGGGCCTTAAAGACATTTCTGGAGTACTGCCCTAAAATGGGAAGACTTGGCAAATTAGAAAATGTGGAGTCAGAAAACGATTTGCCTTTGCCTCACTATTAACTGACAGCATAGTTAAGCCTATTTAAGGCTCCCCTTGGTGAATATTTACTATCTGTTAAGCAATGCTATCAGCCCAAAATTAGACAACAGAGTAAAAGCACTTAGAAAAATCAGATGCTAGGAAAATACAAGGTACTGCTGCAACCACTGCTACACTCTTTACATATGTTCATCCATAATTTCATTACAGGTATCttgattttcaaattatttctataGGAATATAATctcacagattttcttttttttcttttctgcaaacAGTATGATTTATGACagattttcttaatatatttattattggaGCAATCTTTTCCCATGAATGTAATGGTATACTTTCTTGGTATAGATtgtgaaaaaatgttaaaggcagagCCACATAATTCTCAGCTAAGGATTTAAGATAAACACTAAGCAAGATATATTCATGATTTTTTACTTCTACCTAAGCATTCTTCCTTTTAGTACTAACCCTTTACTTAGCGTTCCTCTgacttaattttataataaaacctttatatattatattctactataatttatgtaaaaggatactactcaaaatttaaaacataatcatagaggctgggtgcggtggctcacgcctgtaatcctagtactttgggaggtcgaagtgggcggataacttgaagtcaggagttcgagaccagcctggccaacatcgcaaaaccccatctatactaaaaataaataaaattagacgggtgtggttgtgcatgcctgtaatcctagctatccAGGTAGCTGAGatatgaaaatcgcttgaacctgcaagggactggttgcagtgagctgggatcgtgccactgcgctccagcctgggtgaaagagcaagactctgtctcaaaaaacaacaatcatcatcatcatcagcatcatcatcatcatagaatatagttaaaatgtattaccacatgattttctcataTTATTCATATAAAACTGCAAAATATGCTAAGAGTTTatgtctatttcatttaattacaGATTTACTGACTATGGTAAAATCCTCCCAAGAGGGTCTCAACTTAATTATAAAACACATGTATAAAATGTTATAGTGTGatttataacttaaaatttttttttctttggaaacttGTTAGATATTCCTTTACCTTCCTTAAGTTTCTCTACTTCCCAACACCAAACTATATACCATACtagtatttttaatgtttttaaaatgcttatagATGTGTATATAAACTTAAGCAAACAAAATAACACCACAAATAATCAagatcaaaatttttttttttgagacagaatctcactctgtcgcccaggctggagtgcaatggcgccatcggctcactgcaagctccacctcctggattcacgccattctcctgcctcagcccccggagtaagtgggaccacagatgcccgccacgacgcccagctaatttttaaaatttttagtagagacggggtttcaccgtgttagcaggatggtctcgatctgacctcgtaatctgcccgccttggtctcccaaagtgatggaattacaggcatgagccaccgcgcccggctgatcaATATCAATATTGTACACATTTTTGCTGCCCTACAAATACAGCAGATATTTGATATTCtcaaggcatatatatatatatatatatatatgatcttcAGACATCCCCAAATTCTTACAATTGGTAATGACTCAACAAGCTTCAGCCTTTTTCCTGAATAACATAACTCTGGATGACCCAGAGAGTTATGGATCTCTGGGTGGCCAGAGTCATGTGTATCATTTATACCTCCTCATATTACAAGCTTACCGCTTTTTCCAATAGTTTCCCCCATTATCTGGTGGCCATttttcacatggaaaaaaaaatcacttcataaAACTTGGTATATATATGATGATGAATCAAGAATAGGACCACAGGGAAATACAAATGTGAGGAACCAATTATTTTGCCATTAGCAAAATAATTCATTCCTCTATCACTGCTATGCACAGCACCTATTTTCAAAAGTCATGTTTCAGTGAATTACACAGATCTTTAGGATAACCTATAGGAAGTTGAAACTGACTGTTAAATCTATAATGCAAAAGATCTATTGTagctttaaatttctcatttatgtAGCATACATCATAATGAGTCCATAGTTGTAATCCTGGTGAACTAATTCGAAAAACACTGGAAAAGAATTGTTCCTCTTTGAAGAATTCTGGAAACTTAATATCTTCTTTCAACAAaggaaactgctttctgatatctGCAACATCCTGCATTtacagaaacataaaaagaaaacatcacatTAGACCCTATGATATTAAGGCAGACTGGGGCAAGCAAACTTTGTTCACTACTTTAAAATACTATGATGTGACCATGTGCCAAtacaggatctctctctctctctctcccccgcaAGTAgatgagattataggcacctcctaccacacccagctaatttttgtatttttagtggaaacaggatttcccatgttggccaggctggtttcgaactcctgaccccaggtgatccacccgcctcagcctcccaaagggctgggattacaggcatgaggccgCCTTGCCTGGCCGATATATGAtctttcaaatgaaaaaataccaGGCTGTGTAACAAGATTGCAGATTTAATAGTATCACTACTGTTAAGCTCAATATGCTTCAATaatagaaaggttctttctactTTAAGCAAGAATTACACAATTGTCATTCACTCTAATATTCAGGAGTCAACACCTTGAACTAACATTACTAGTCATCACCTACACAAAACCTGTGAATTCTACTGAGGGAGGGGACTAAAAGAGAGGGTAAACAACTAAATGGtgacataaatggaaaaaataatcttatttgATCATTTTAGGGACTACTCCTTAATATGGCAGCCATACTAATTTGACTCTGAATACATGTTAAAACTTATAAACTTATACAATGAACTATTCAGGATtctaataattatttcaaattaatattttattaactgagtcgccatatataaaatatacagtagAAGAGATTTCTTATTATATAGAGATTAGATGACTATAAACACTAAGATTCTACAGGCCTACCTGAATACTAAGTAATCAATTTTTAATCATCTTACTTCTTATTCAGGGGCACAAAACACTgggaaaagaatggaaaaggaCAGAACAGGGAATATGTCAGGCAGTAAGTATAAAAATTACAGTGTTGCCAGTTAACATATATACGACCATTTAGATTTTAGGGAACTGTTTTACATTTAGAATTCTTACCTTTCTAGGGTCTTCTCCAAGTGACCGTAAGTAGTATTTCTCATCCTTAAACAtcccaaagaaaaataacatcagcaatattttacctttttaaatgtaaaaatactaGGATACGTACAGCTATCATGTATtcataataattaaaagtaaaaaaaaattatgtactgagaactatgaaaaaaaataaaacaccttcACTTCAAAAATATTAGGAAGTAAAGAAGGAAACAAGTCTTAAAATCTGACCCAGTTAAGTAGTTTTCTAAAAAATTCAATTATCGCTGGGCGCGAGGggtcacaactgtaatcctagcactctgggaggccagggcaggaagaTAGCTTAAgtccaagagctcaagaccagatTGGACATTGGAGTGAGACACcacctacaaaaaaatacaaaaaattagctgggcatggtggtgcgtgcctgtagtcccagctacttgggaggctgaggctgcagtgagctatgatcatgatactacactccagcttggctgacagagcaagaccttgtttcaaaaaagaaaaaaaaaaaaacttcaattttCTTACCCTTTCTACTAATGCTCTCTGGTGGCCATATGAAGAAATGTCTTTAATATGTTGCTCATGATAGTGACTGGATCCAAAAAACAATAAGGAGAATAAATTCCAAAGGCAACATATACATACCATCTCTAAAGCTACAATGATTTAGTCTTTACATTCCAAATTATTTAGACTCTTATTTTAATAGTGTCTTAATACTTagtaaatataatacaaatgtaCAGTAACAGATACCTTAtgcttttaataatatatttttttaaacttgagaACGCTGCATTTTATCAAGCTAAGCCTATCCCTGCCTATCAATTCTCAAGCCAAATGCTTAAGATTCAGCTCTTGtatgaattagaaaaatataattttattgtagtAAACTTAAACTGATcgtttaaaaaaatcatgatttaatttttttttaattaattaattgttttgagacagggtctcattctgtcacccaggctggagtgcggtgatgcgATCacacccactgcagcctcaacctcctgggctcaggcaatcctcctgcctcagcctcccaagtagctgggacgttcagctaattatttttactatttgtaGAGAAGGAgactcgctatgttgtccaggttgatctcaaactcctagactcaagtgatcctccttccttggcctcccagagtgctgggattataagcatgcgcCACTGTGTGTGgccaaaaattattatttatcctTCACCAAGTACCTAAATAGAGAACTGTTTGAATTATAAAACATTCACTGTTAAGAGAAGTGAGATATACCAAGTCAAGCACTTGGACAATCTAAACTCAGAATTCTGCCTCTTTCACCCAACACTGAGCATTATAAACTTCAAAAGAGCTTCATATTTATCTTAAGACATAAATTGATGATTGAGGTTTTAATTGAACTCtcagtgttttctatttttagctaGCACTACATCACATAGATTCTATAAATTACTGGCTAATAGGTTTCAAAATATGTTCTTCAAAATTCTAAGGGTTTTCTACTAGTTCTAAcatttcaagatttaaaaaataaaattaatgcagCAGACACAGAAGTGCATTGCTCAGAAATTCCTTCAGGAAAGAACTCACTGCTTAACTGCAAGGAGTGTGATTAGCTTAGAGCTACCAGCTGTTAACTTCTTCAGGTCCACTTCAGGATTGGAACCTAGGTCATGCTCTTCTTGGGGTAGTCCCAACCAGTGACTTAACCTGTTAAAAGACCTAGACACTGCCACCCAATGCAGGACTTTTCTCACAGGCAGTCTGCTCAGGAGTTCCAATGAGCCGTCAGAGACTGTCAGATCTGTATCTACAGCTCATGGCTTCCCCTTATCCAATCCTGCTTCCTCCCATTTCCTTTCACAGGTATTTCTCCTATTTAAAAAGCCTTTTGCACTCCTAATTCCATCTCAGCATCTGCGTCCTAGAGGACCAAACTGACAGTTCATGTTGATCTTGTTTACATACTTTCCATGATTTTTAGACTTTAATCTTTTACCATGTGTCTATTTCTTTTACTTCACATTTCATGGCTATTTAAATCTATACCACTGATTACCCTTAGACAGGAAAGTACCAAAGGGCAACTGAATATACATGTTCAAAGCATGGCTATAAAGTTATAAAACAGTTCTCAGGTGTAGCTAATGGAatcaatttaaaaagacattttggtTATACTACAGAATCACAGACCTACAGAGTTTGTGGGGATTGCAGCGGTAATCTAGTGTAACTATTACCTGACAAGAGGACTGTAAAAATGTAACACCTTTTGGAACCAAACTGCCCAGCCCAGCTGGCTCAAATGCAGAAAACAGGTTTATTCAAAGCTTAAAAagcaatttgtttttaaaatgtgcttttgaataacacagtgaattttttttgtgtgtgtgagacaattaacgctcttgttgcccaggctggagtgcaatggcgcgatctagctcaccacaacctctgccacccgggttcaagcgattcacctgcctcagtctcccaagtagctgggattacaggcatgcaccatcacgcccagctaattttgtatttttagtagagacggggtttctccacgtttgtcaggctggtctcgaactgctgatctcaggtgatccacccgccttggtctcccaaagtgctaggattacaggcgtgagccactgtgcctggccaacacaggaaatttttaaaaacatatttatatacaagGCCTTGATGCCTTATCTCAAGgtatttaaattgaattatttaaagCTAGACTATAATTAAGTAGAATTCTTCCGCATTTAATCCTGAACAAATATTATAgcaaatatacacaaaagaaatcaCATTGATAATAAGAATACAGAAACAGTCTAATAGTCAATAGATACGAAAATGAAGTTTTCCATTAGCATTTGAAGTTGACATATCAGACcaaagcattttaaaaggatGTAAcattaatagctaacatttaatgAGTAATTTCCACACATCAGGCACTGCTAAgtattttactgattttatttagTTAATCCTCACAAACACTTTATaaaataggtactattatttcccccatttcacagatgagtatactgaagtacagaaaaataatttggccaAAGTTTGAGAGCTAATAAATAGCAGAGCTACAGTCTATGATGCATCCAACCAAATCTTATGAATGTCTATCAGAGAAGGCTATAGCTCTTGTATACTATTCCTTCATAAGGAAATTCATTTAGTATATAGATATTAatgcc
The sequence above is drawn from the Macaca mulatta isolate MMU2019108-1 chromosome 12, T2T-MMU8v2.0, whole genome shotgun sequence genome and encodes:
- the TYW5 gene encoding tRNA wybutosine-synthesizing protein 5 isoform X3 encodes the protein MLLQLHRWTSLVRTLYIELYLLTSWSRGQLKRSIKNSLFQSHYHEQHIKDISSYGHQRALVERDEKYYLRSLGEDPRKDVADIRKQFPLLKEDIKFPEFFKEEQFFSSVFRISSPGLQLWTHYDVMDNLLIQVTGKKRVVLFSPRDAQYLYLKGTKSEVLNIDNPDLAKYPLFSKARRYECSLEAGDVLFIPALWFHNVISEEFGVGVNIFWKHLPSECYDKTDTYGNKDPTAASRAAQILDRALKTLAELPEEYRDFYARRMVLHIQDKAYSKNSE
- the TYW5 gene encoding tRNA wybutosine-synthesizing protein 5 isoform X2, with protein sequence MAGQHFPVTRLEGVSREQFMQHLYPQRKPLVLEGIDLGPCTSKWTVDYLSQVGGKKEVKIHVAAVAQMDFISKNFVYRTLPFDQLVQRAAEEKHKEFFVSEDEKYYLRSLGEDPRKDVADIRKQFPLLKEDIKFPEFFKEEQFFSSVFRISSPGLQLWTHYDVMDNLLIQVTGKKRVVLFSPRDAQYLYLKGTKSEVLNIDNPDLAKYPLFSKARRYECSLEAGDVLFIPALWFHNVISEEFGVGVNIFWKHLPSECYDKTDTYGNKDPTAASRAAQILDRALKTLAELPEEYRDFYARRMVLHIQDKAYSKNSE
- the TYW5 gene encoding tRNA wybutosine-synthesizing protein 5 isoform X4 — protein: MDFIKLYLLTSWSRGQLKRSIKNSLFQSHYHEQHIKDISSYGHQRALVERDEKYYLRSLGEDPRKDVADIRKQFPLLKEDIKFPEFFKEEQFFSSVFRISSPGLQLWTHYDVMDNLLIQVTGKKRVVLFSPRDAQYLYLKGTKSEVLNIDNPDLAKYPLFSKARRYECSLEAGDVLFIPALWFHNVISEEFGVGVNIFWKHLPSECYDKTDTYGNKDPTAASRAAQILDRALKTLAELPEEYRDFYARRMVLHIQDKAYSKNSE
- the TYW5 gene encoding tRNA wybutosine-synthesizing protein 5 (The RefSeq protein has 2 substitutions compared to this genomic sequence); translation: MAGRHFPVTRLEGVSREQFMQHLYPQRKPLVLEGIDLGPCTNKWTVDYLSQVGGKKEVKIHVAAVAQMDFISKNFVYRTLPFDQLVQRAAEEKHKEFFVSEDEKYYLRSLGEDPRKDVADIRKQFPLLKEDIKFPEFFKEEQFFSSVFRISSPGLQLWTHYDVMDNLLIQVTGKKRVVLFSPRDAQYLYLKGTKSEVLNIDNPDLAKYPLFSKARRYECSLEAGDVLFIPALWFHNVISEEFGVGVNIFWKHLPSECYDKTDTYGNKDPTAASRAAQILDRALKTLAELPEEYRDFYARRMVLHIQDKAYSKNSE
- the TYW5 gene encoding tRNA wybutosine-synthesizing protein 5 isoform X1, whose translation is MAGQHFPVTRLEGVSREQFMQHLYPQRKPLVLEGIDLGPCTSKWTVDYLSQVGGKKEVKIHVAAVAQMDFIKLYLLTSWSRGQLKRSIKNSLFQSHYHEQHIKDISSYGHQRALVERDEKYYLRSLGEDPRKDVADIRKQFPLLKEDIKFPEFFKEEQFFSSVFRISSPGLQLWTHYDVMDNLLIQVTGKKRVVLFSPRDAQYLYLKGTKSEVLNIDNPDLAKYPLFSKARRYECSLEAGDVLFIPALWFHNVISEEFGVGVNIFWKHLPSECYDKTDTYGNKDPTAASRAAQILDRALKTLAELPEEYRDFYARRMVLHIQDKAYSKNSE